Proteins co-encoded in one bacterium genomic window:
- a CDS encoding ABC transporter substrate-binding protein — protein MGNPNRLWAGLAAVAMVVATATGVVAAAPAAPRVERVVVAHVPLINFATLYVAIERGFMRDQGIEVELQRVASGTEAVAFLAQDRLDVGAIGLAASIFNAFNRGMEMRVVASTSSWGQRHGTRILARMDLFDSGEIRSVRDLRGRRVAVAGGAGSAGHYLFLIGARRGGIGPRDFELVNLPNPDHGPALRAGRVDAALTGSPFSSAALAQFLARPLLENFAPGTATTVFAFSGGFMRTRPEVATRFLMALMTAARAMQGEGYLDPDNVAAYKKYTGVRDEVLRGEPPLLYYRDMRIVAPTIVDMEKAFREAGLADYAAAIPIEQMVDRRFQQEAVKRLGR, from the coding sequence ATGGGTAACCCTAACCGGCTTTGGGCTGGGCTGGCCGCCGTCGCGATGGTCGTAGCCACCGCGACGGGCGTAGTCGCCGCGGCTCCTGCCGCACCGCGCGTCGAGAGGGTCGTGGTGGCGCACGTGCCGCTGATCAACTTCGCCACGCTCTACGTGGCGATAGAGCGCGGCTTCATGCGCGATCAGGGGATCGAGGTCGAGCTGCAGCGGGTGGCCTCGGGCACCGAGGCGGTGGCCTTCCTGGCCCAGGACCGCCTCGACGTGGGCGCGATCGGCCTGGCAGCCTCGATCTTCAACGCCTTCAACCGCGGCATGGAGATGCGCGTGGTCGCGTCAACCTCCTCCTGGGGACAGCGTCACGGCACGCGGATTCTGGCGCGCATGGACCTCTTCGACTCGGGCGAGATACGCTCGGTGCGCGACCTACGTGGCCGCCGGGTGGCAGTGGCCGGCGGAGCCGGGTCGGCCGGGCACTATCTCTTCCTCATCGGCGCGCGGCGCGGCGGCATCGGGCCGCGCGACTTCGAGCTGGTGAACCTTCCCAACCCGGACCACGGCCCGGCGCTGCGTGCCGGCCGCGTGGACGCCGCCCTTACCGGCTCGCCGTTCTCGTCGGCGGCGCTGGCCCAGTTCCTGGCGCGGCCGTTGCTCGAGAACTTCGCGCCGGGTACCGCAACCACGGTGTTCGCGTTCTCGGGCGGGTTCATGCGCACCCGGCCCGAGGTCGCCACGCGCTTCCTGATGGCGCTGATGACCGCAGCGCGTGCCATGCAGGGCGAGGGGTACCTCGACCCTGACAACGTTGCTGCCTACAAGAAGTACACCGGTGTCCGCGACGAGGTGCTGCGCGGAGAACCGCCGTTGCTCTACTACCGCGACATGCGGATCGTTGCGCCCACCATCGTGGACATGGAGAAGGCCTTCCGTGAGGCCGGGCTGGCAGATTATGCGGCGGCAATCCCGATCGAGCAGATGGTGGATCGGCGTTTCCAGCAGGAGGCGGTGAAGCGGCTGGGGCGCTGA
- a CDS encoding ABC transporter ATP-binding protein, whose amino-acid sequence MSAKILVSDVTKVYPGQSRPVVALDRVSLQVPEGEFVCIVGPSGCGKSTLLRILAGLVPCSSGAAAIAGGGRGKPLHSLVFQEYAIFPWKTVLQNVAFGLQMRGVARSQREDAARGWIGRVGLGDFADAYPRQLSGGMRQRVGIARAFANDPEVLLMDEPLGALDAQTRLILMDELLRLWETDRKTVVYVTHDIEEAILLGDRVVLMTARPGRLKAEFSVPFTRPRGIEVMGDPAFAGLSYEIWEALRDEAIAAMGTRA is encoded by the coding sequence ATGTCTGCGAAGATCCTAGTATCCGACGTGACCAAGGTCTATCCGGGGCAGAGCCGCCCCGTGGTGGCGCTGGATCGGGTCTCCCTCCAGGTGCCCGAGGGGGAGTTCGTCTGCATCGTGGGACCCTCCGGCTGCGGGAAGTCCACGCTGCTGCGCATCCTGGCGGGTCTCGTTCCCTGCTCCAGTGGGGCGGCGGCGATTGCCGGCGGCGGCCGGGGCAAACCGCTACACAGTCTGGTCTTTCAGGAGTACGCGATCTTCCCCTGGAAGACGGTGCTGCAGAACGTGGCCTTCGGACTGCAGATGCGGGGCGTGGCTCGGTCCCAGCGCGAGGACGCGGCCCGCGGGTGGATCGGCCGGGTGGGTCTCGGCGATTTTGCCGACGCCTATCCGCGCCAGCTTTCTGGGGGAATGCGCCAGCGGGTCGGCATCGCGCGGGCCTTCGCCAACGATCCCGAGGTCCTGCTGATGGACGAACCACTGGGCGCGCTCGACGCGCAGACCCGGCTGATTCTCATGGACGAGTTGCTGCGCCTGTGGGAAACCGACCGCAAGACCGTAGTGTACGTCACCCACGACATCGAGGAGGCGATCCTGCTGGGCGACCGGGTCGTGCTCATGACCGCCCGGCCCGGGAGACTGAAGGCCGAGTTCTCGGTGCCCTTTACCCGGCCGCGCGGCATCGAGGTAATGGGCGACCCGGCTTTCGCCGGCCTGTCCTACGAGATATGGGAGGCGCTGCGCGATGAGGCGATCGCGGCGATGGGGACGCGGGCATGA
- a CDS encoding ABC transporter permease — MNDPRRDRMLALGAPLFLIGLWELAVQTGVLDARFFPPPSLVVLTFWRLLADGTLAAHTMASVTRVLAGFSIGAAAGLAAGLAMGTIRSLRVALEPTISALYVIPKVAILPLVMLIFGLGEASKIAIIAIATFFIVVINTTAAVVGVEPLYIEAGRAFGARRLQMFAHIILPGALPAIFTGMRLALGTALIVIIAAEFVAAKDGIGYFIWFAWNTLRPEEMFAGFIVIGALGMLSYEAVRRVGHRVMPWLEDDRPRGGRIDHG, encoded by the coding sequence ATGAATGACCCGCGCCGCGACCGCATGCTGGCGCTGGGCGCGCCCCTCTTCCTGATCGGCCTGTGGGAGTTGGCGGTCCAGACCGGCGTGCTCGATGCGCGGTTCTTCCCGCCGCCGTCGCTGGTCGTCCTCACGTTCTGGCGCCTGCTCGCCGACGGCACCCTGGCGGCGCACACCATGGCCAGCGTCACGCGCGTGCTGGCAGGCTTCTCTATCGGCGCCGCGGCAGGACTGGCGGCCGGCCTGGCGATGGGCACGATCCGCTCGCTGCGCGTGGCGCTCGAACCGACCATCTCGGCGCTCTACGTGATCCCAAAGGTGGCGATTCTGCCGCTGGTCATGCTGATCTTCGGCCTGGGCGAGGCCTCGAAGATTGCCATCATCGCCATCGCCACCTTCTTCATCGTGGTCATCAACACGACCGCCGCGGTGGTCGGCGTCGAGCCGCTCTACATCGAGGCGGGCAGGGCGTTTGGCGCGCGGCGACTGCAGATGTTCGCGCACATCATCCTGCCCGGGGCGCTGCCGGCGATCTTCACCGGCATGCGCCTGGCGCTGGGTACGGCGCTCATCGTGATCATCGCAGCCGAGTTCGTCGCCGCCAAGGACGGCATCGGCTACTTCATATGGTTCGCCTGGAACACGCTGCGCCCCGAGGAGATGTTCGCCGGCTTCATCGTCATCGGTGCATTGGGGATGCTGTCGTACGAAGCCGTACGCAGGGTCGGCCACCGGGTGATGCCGTGGCTGGAGGACGATCGTCCACGAGGAGGGAGAATAGATCATGGGTAA